TGAATTCCCACTCACTGTGAAAAATATCTATCATGTAATATCATTAGAGGtctcagcttcattagtcattaAAATTGTGTAAATGAGTAAAAATCACCATCAAAAtcaccagcagcagcagcagcagcagcagcagcagcagcagcagcagcagcagcagcagcagcagcagcagcagcaacagcggaccacttttttttgcaataaaattttcacaggttagttttattgtatatatctatAGCAATAAAGGATTAAACAATCAAGCAGTTCCAAAAATCAAATATACTCTCCCTGTAAAGAACACTTATCTTGGAAGAGTTGGCCCACGGACAACCAATATAGTtatggttcacatagcaagcacccttggtTACAGCTTGCGAGTTACAgtaattaagttcacttatgaggcatatTTGGTTTCATGACCATACATTATATATTTATAGTAATAATGTACCCACCTGAATTGCATAGCGAGCATGATCCAGCCCCATCTGTCTGCAAATGACCTTAGCATCTAGAAGACCCCACTCAGTACCCCCGCAGACATTGGCCCACTCCCCGTTCAGCAGGACGGAAACACGACCCTCCCTCTCATATGTCCCTCCTTCAAGTTTCACCTTAAAtggaaaaagaacaaaatagatttaaaaaatacaaaagtttgATGCTGATATTTCATTCCAACAGCTTCGACAGAACATTCCTGATTGTTTTCCAAAATGTTCCTGTCCGCCAAGCGATTGCATAATGTCCTCATAGGTGGGAGtcttaacaaaattattataatcgtataaaacattataagaAATGACTCcttgtgaagtaacgtagttttttagaaagatgtaCTTTCCcaccaaaatattttaatctgagaaagtcTTCAGGCCTTAAGcatttctcaggcatctgaaagcgcacaaaatAGTgcaataatgttgttttttctctctttaatactattttcttgcaaattcgatgaccaatttacccaaagtttttttgtgcatacatgtttggatacaccaagtgagaatatttgCCTTTaaatggctctgaaaagaattTGTGGTGTAACTTTAGCTGGACATTATTTGGATTAGTAAGTGCTTCTGATCTTACGTGGCTTTTGACGTTGATATCAGGTACGATGCACCGAACACCAGCATCAAGAGAATGGGTGCAGCTGCTGCTGTTGTAGTACCCATGGTTGCATGCAGTCAGACTCCTCTCATGACCTCTGCATTGCATCTTCCACAGCCAGATCGGGCCCACCCCTGCAAGACAGAAAAGTAACAAGACTTGATTCTCATATTATTATTCCTAGAATAGTGTTGTTCATCGAAGCATGGGTGTTTCCAATGTACACCGAAAGTGAACCATTACAACAGCTCTGGTGTTCTTTTAGTGTACACCAATCTTTTTCAAATGACCACAATACAACTTCACTGTCTTGGCACCAAATTGGGCCTGGCTAAGGGTCTCATACTGgaataacttacaggatttgcTGAAATCACCACCCTTTCTATCTGTCGCTGTTAAAAACTTAACTTACATTGACTCATATTCATAAACTTATGAGTAACTTGTTAGCTATTGGCTTGTCCTACACTTCTCTTGTCTGGTAAATTTTAAgctcaaaagttgataaaataaCACAATCTTACAAAAATGCAGTTAGATGTGAACCTGTTTAATATACCTTGTCCAAATCCTGAATTGGGGACGATTTCCTTTGCTGCCCCGAAGCCGAGCTGTTTACAAGCAACGCTGGCATCAGTCAAGTCCCAAGACTCGCTGCAGATAGTTCCCCATGTTCCCTTGATGTAGACTTCTACTCTTCCCTCTCCAAAGTTTCCTCCGGCTCTCAGGCGGATGTTGGGCCTGGGACGTTTTCGCCCATGctatgaaaacaaataacaacaactctTGAAAATGTATCATGAAATCGTCTCACGATTGCTAgctgaatattattttttcGTCGTGAATAACACAGGACAGCAAAAAAGGAAAGTCTAACGGGAGTGCTAAAATCCATAgtcttcaattatttttttacgaTGATTATCTGGTTCATGACTTGTCAAGTTTAGAATAACTTTCAGTTGATTATTGGTATGGACTTCGAGtacaagaatttttttaataaaggaacgttacagaattggtaagaaacagatttacataaaacttacatctaatgatgatgatagtagaaaacatccctttaaattctgtctgaaatttcatattattgatgagaaataaataatcgaATTTCGCGtgtggagtttatcgctcagtgagcgttttgttcatttttgttttggtgtcgatgcagtgcaaaatttgtgatcggttgttcactattctctcgtgacgcagatggccgatcgatctcaaacttctacaggtttgtcagtttatgtatatggtggattacgtaaagcgcttacactgccagcaactgctttgttagcaaaaccaattctggtATGTTCCTAAAGTACGAGTCCAAGTACCATCAAAACCATACTCGGTTGAGAAAACCACCTCGTCAAGGGAACACTTCAGAACAAATTGCTACTTTACCTTGGACTGCGTTCGTCGTGCCTTCTTACTCGTCCTCAATGCCTCTTTACCGAGTTTGTTGAAGACCTGCGGCTCCTCTGTTCCCTCATCAGTCTCGGTGGTATTAGAAGAAGCCCCATCCTCAATAACCTCGGCAGCCTCATCAACAACCTCAGCTTCCATAGTCTCGTTCTTCTCATTCtcatcagcagcagcaacacCATCAAGCTTTGCCTCCAACTCACGGTCTAACTCCTCCACGTCGACGTCGTCTTCATAGGGTGTGTCGATGACGAAGCTCCCCCGGTGGCATCGGACGTGGGCGACGGCCTCGGACTCGCAGAGGGTGAAGCTCTCCAGGTCGTCGAACGGACACGAACCGATCAAAACCTCTGATCCAAGGCAGCCGAAGTTGGTGAACTTCATGCTTTTGCGACGCTGCAGTTCATCACTGGTTGGAAAGTGAAAAAAGAGACTCGGGAATATCAAGTGGTTATAGCTTTCTAAATGCAGTTCTAAAAGGTATGACGAGACATCTTTAAAACCGGTAACTGTTTAAGATTTATGGGCATCTGCAACTCTCCCGAAATTGACACCAGGCGGCCGTACGAATATGGAGTTGCGAGTTTCGCGCGAAGATGACCCCGAACTTGGTGAACAGCCAATCAACAGTCGACGCAAGTAGGACTACCAGAAACTAACATGATGCCACTCGAACCACATGAAGATGCACGAAAGCAACTTGATTGTGTACTATTCCTATAGGGATAACTCTTTTCGTTGACAAGATGCCCTCACGATGTCCTTCGAAGGGCAAAATGAACCTATGAACTCGACACGAAAATGGACCTTCGCAAGGTCTTTCTGCAATTTGTTGGTATGCCAAAGATTTGCCACCCGTTAACAACGTTGCTGCCTGAAACGCCACCGACGGTCATACGATTGTTTTAGATACCCTCAAAAATGATACGATGTTTTTGCGAACAGAGCCGAATTACGACATTTCCTTTATGGCGTGTCTAGATGGTTTCAATTAAAGTTTGACGCCTGCATGAATAAAATGATATGAGATTTCAGACTGTTATCCTCTCATTAGCCTAaatatctgacgtcacacttcgaggctcctGAATTACGGCAGAGATCTGACTTGAGCCTACGTCCATAATCACATTTGACCTCGCATTAATACAATAATGGCCTTCATGGTcctggagattcgcagtcaaatccgacgtacatgtacaaaatcaaTACCTGTCGTTGTCATTGCGGGAAAAGACAGGGGACCAATTTAGTGAGCTAATAGTAACCAAGCCTTTTTTCGTTTGTATCTCCCGATAATAATACTTGGACTTACTCTTCCACGTAACGGCTACTCAGAGGCAGTGCTTGTTTGTACCCAAGACGTCCGCATACCACTGTGGCGTCGTGAATGTCCCATCCGTCCGCACAGGCAGTTCGCCACTTCCCCTTGTAGAACATCTCGACCACGCCCTCTGAGATGGGCTGCAGGGTTGAACGACCTCTCAGCCGTACCCGGATTTTTTTCCTATCCTAAAATAGGAGTTTGAAGGGTACGACTTGGTGAAAACTAGGCTGTTATGAAAAGGGGGGACCAGCATGCGAAGATCCGTGGAAGACGTGAATGATTGGAAAAATGGGCCTCGTTTTTTAAAATTAGATATCGCCTAAAAACGGGCCAGACAGGCCACTTCTAAAGTGAGGGACACATTatgactgatttgggctgttgaCGACCCAAATCAACTAAAATTGGCATCTCAATTCCATAATGAACATTGGCAATTTTTTTCGCTGAGCTCGAACAAACACGAAACTTGGGCCTATTTAATCTTGTTCAAGTCATTACGTCACACGCGTGTATCTGGTGCAACCACACGCGAGTCGGGTCTTTACACCCAAAAGCTTGCACAATGAGTGTTTAATTTTACCTCGCATTTCATTGTTCAGAGGCTTCTCTTATGACTGAAACCGTTATTTCTGAGAAGACCTCTGAAAATAGTTTGTCATAACTTGTATTGCATAAATCGTCACAGTAAAACAAGCTCAATGAAGCTCATTATTGGCTTCTGGTAATCATCAGTGATTTGTGTGAAGTTGACAATCATTGCTTACAGTagaatgacgtcacactttcaAACAGCTTAAAAAGCAGATTGTAAAGGCTGTGTCACCGTTGGTGTTTAAATCATTGATACACGAACGCTACCACTGTTTAACTTCGTTTTCACTCAAAGAAAAACCCCACGCTGTTACGTATCGTTCGCTTAAATTGATTAATGATGCCAGTCAATAAGCTTCTAAATAATTGCACACTCAATAGGATTAAATAGTTTGGATTCACAATTAAGGGCGCCACCGGGTGTTTGACAGAAGATAGAGAGTAAGCAAACTTGTTTTTGAAAACTTAACCTTGTTTCTTTGCTGGAAAGGCTGTGCAGAACTCCGCATTATACACTGACACAGTGGCGCTCTATATTGTAAATCCACCAAGTAGCATATACAGGGTGTCTCAACACACTCCTGCCTCCACCAAGGGAGCCCAACATTACGCCATATATGTTTTGACACTACTGCATTACTCACACCCATGACATTTAAAACGAAACCAATCTTCGACTCATGATTTTCGACAACATTTCTGGACTATTGTCTGACCACTTATAAACGAAAAACCATTATGGTCTGTTAGAATAATGGCTCATGTCGAATCATTATTTGCTCATGTcgaacaacatttttttttttttttttttactttatgatCAGAGAAAATGGTTCGTGTCGAACATAATAACGTAATTGAAACACCCTGCatactttattattattgtgttaaCGGCTAGAAGTTGGTTCCTCGTTCAGGGTTTTGAAGGTAACTATTTGTAATTGGGCTTCATAGTTACAATCCCTCAAAAGTGGAGTTTGCATCACTAATTCTGTTcgggaaaaacaaatcatattttGGTTGTTAAAGTTGGACAAATCTAAGAGCATTCTACAACCAGTTGACTTTGAAATTATACTTTTTacttgtctttaaacaaaactttacttCAACATAAGCCGGACAGACCCAAAAACGTCTTTCAAGACATATTATGATTGTGGTATGCCAACAAAATAACTTCAGTGAACTCCATTTGTGTCAATATTCACGCCAAAAACCTACGCCAAAACGTAGTTAAAAAACTCCGATCATGTTGTAACagtttaaactttttcaaacgtTAAGTTCAATGGAGTTCAATGTATTACAGTTACTTCAAATTGTTTATCTTACATGACGATCGGATACAAATTAATGGTACCGTTGTGTCTAGAAGTATATGAAGCCCTTAGAAACAGGAGAAAATTGGATGCATAACTTGTGAGTAAACCAAGAGGGACAACAAAGTGCTAgttgaaaacaacaattattgttaGACATGGATTGGTACTGGTCTAATACAGTTTGAACAGTACAGACTTGGCCATGCATTGGTTATCATGCTGCGTAGGAAACGGGTACAaactatataataataaaaaacagccGAAGTTATCAGTAATGGTTGATGGAAAAAGCAGGTAATTGGAAGTTATTCAAAAATCGAACGACATTATTGCAGAAACAGTGCCGTTTAAGGACAAGATGAGTAAATTTGTATAGTTGAAAGACACTGCTattgaattgcaaaggtcttgggttcaaatcctaccaggGAATATGACTGTGATTTTTTACAGAGCTTGGAAAAGTACCAAGtaagcacacatcggtgtattattatgggtaaaacaacaatattctttatcaccgatgcaaatttccatctataaaTATTTAGTATGTCAAAGATTTCGGAACACCACAAAGAGGACGATTGGTAACTCGTCCTCCAAGCACAACCCACATTCCGTTGATGGAAATTTCGCCTACTTATTCAACTGTCAAGTTCCAGAAGAGCGCATGCGGAACCAGGATCCAAATTCCCGCCGTTCTGTTAGAGGTTGCAATCTACTTACTTTCTTCATCCTACGAATACTTACGGCGGCCCTTCGTGCCTCCATTCTCTCCCCTATGGTGTCATTGCTACAAGTCAGGCCAATGTCTTCGCTGTGATGACAGTCACTTTTGCCCATCTTGGCGCGCTTGCATTGAAAGAGGGTGGTCTCGTTCCCCGTACACCTTACATCATCCAGTAATACTTTACCTGTGAGGAGATGGGATTAAAGATTATTATGGAATCAATAGGgtagactggtaccctgtccTCACACATAGCCTATAAAGTACACTCATCATGTAAAGTCaaatttaactgcgaatctcctGAACAACGAATGCCATGTAAAATGATGCGCGGTTAAAAGGTAGATGCAGGAGGGCTCTGACGTAATCTACaggcctcgaagtgtgacgtcagatgttcaggctatcaAAAAGGATacttcgggacgctt
The sequence above is drawn from the Asterias rubens chromosome 9, eAstRub1.3, whole genome shotgun sequence genome and encodes:
- the LOC117294871 gene encoding lysyl oxidase homolog 2A-like isoform X1, producing MPSLSDYVTSHIVCLSVALIVVSSSVIVTEDPPPKIARLVGGQHPWEGRLEVYNKKRKEYGTVCDDGWHMNASQVACRMLGYAEALNFHYGNVFGAGSGKVLLDDVRCTGNETTLFQCKRAKMGKSDCHHSEDIGLTCSNDTIGERMEARRAAVSIRRMKKDRKKIRVRLRGRSTLQPISEGVVEMFYKGKWRTACADGWDIHDATVVCGRLGYKQALPLSSRYVEDDELQRRKSMKFTNFGCLGSEVLIGSCPFDDLESFTLCESEAVAHVRCHRGSFVIDTPYEDDVDVEELDRELEAKLDGVAAADENEKNETMEAEVVDEAAEVIEDGASSNTTETDEGTEEPQVFNKLGKEALRTSKKARRTQSKHGRKRPRPNIRLRAGGNFGEGRVEVYIKGTWGTICSESWDLTDASVACKQLGFGAAKEIVPNSGFGQGVGPIWLWKMQCRGHERSLTACNHGYYNSSSCTHSLDAGVRCIVPDINVKSHVKLEGGTYEREGRVSVLLNGEWANVCGGTEWGLLDAKVICRQMGLDHARYAIQSTLSYGAAPKRNIMMLDVQCTGKERTIRECKYSRRSQNNTCYRGFRAGVVCVEYLPDVLMDLHVLQSSVRIQDWPDSLMTCSREEGCLSDVPNRYGLRRLLRFTSAIMNRGMEQFRPVLNRYSWIWHSCHMHYHSMEIFSHYDLMNRKNERVAQGHKASFCLEDGHCDDGIQPQFSCNSDQGISVNCIDIYASNIDCQWVDITGVKMDLYTLRIHVNPDNLVAETDYENNLIECDLYYGGTSVVIGHCVFVADKMED
- the LOC117294871 gene encoding lysyl oxidase homolog 2A-like isoform X2; translation: MPSLSDYVTSHIVCLSVALIVVSSSVIVTEDPPPKIARLVGGQHPWEGRLEVYNKKRKEYGTVCDDGWHMNASQVACRMLGYAEALNFHYGNVFGAGSGKVLLDDVRCTGNETTLFQCKRAKMGKSDCHHSEDIGLTCSNDTIGERMEARRAADRKKIRVRLRGRSTLQPISEGVVEMFYKGKWRTACADGWDIHDATVVCGRLGYKQALPLSSRYVEDDELQRRKSMKFTNFGCLGSEVLIGSCPFDDLESFTLCESEAVAHVRCHRGSFVIDTPYEDDVDVEELDRELEAKLDGVAAADENEKNETMEAEVVDEAAEVIEDGASSNTTETDEGTEEPQVFNKLGKEALRTSKKARRTQSKHGRKRPRPNIRLRAGGNFGEGRVEVYIKGTWGTICSESWDLTDASVACKQLGFGAAKEIVPNSGFGQGVGPIWLWKMQCRGHERSLTACNHGYYNSSSCTHSLDAGVRCIVPDINVKSHVKLEGGTYEREGRVSVLLNGEWANVCGGTEWGLLDAKVICRQMGLDHARYAIQSTLSYGAAPKRNIMMLDVQCTGKERTIRECKYSRRSQNNTCYRGFRAGVVCVEYLPDVLMDLHVLQSSVRIQDWPDSLMTCSREEGCLSDVPNRYGLRRLLRFTSAIMNRGMEQFRPVLNRYSWIWHSCHMHYHSMEIFSHYDLMNRKNERVAQGHKASFCLEDGHCDDGIQPQFSCNSDQGISVNCIDIYASNIDCQWVDITGVKMDLYTLRIHVNPDNLVAETDYENNLIECDLYYGGTSVVIGHCVFVADKMED